A genomic stretch from Vibrio coralliilyticus includes:
- the pheT gene encoding phenylalanine--tRNA ligase subunit beta, which produces MKFSESWLREWVNPAVSTDELTHQITMAGLEVDDVLPVAGSFTGVKVGKVVECGQHPDADKLRVTKVDVGAEELLDIVCGASNCRLGIKVAVATVGAVLPGDFKIKKAKLRGQPSHGMLCSFSELGIDVESDGIMELAEDAVIGTDFREFLGLDDVTVDVDLTANRADCFSIRGMAREVGVLNRADVTEPAVNPVAPAIDDQVSIEVKATAACPRYLGRVVRNVNVQAETPLWMQEKLRRCGIRSIDPVVDITNYVLLEQGQPMHAFDLAKIEGGIVVRMAEQGEKLTLLDGNEAELNADTLVVADHSKALAIAGIFGGEESGVTAETKDVLLECAFFAPDHIRGRARSYGLHTDSSMRFERGVDYALQTSAMERATELLVDICGGEVAPVVAVESEVDLPVPNTVALRRTKLDNLLGHHIADSDVVEILERLGLTVEATETGWTATAPTWRFDIAIEQDLIEEVGRIYGYDNIPNQNPAAALKMHDHVEANIPLKRVRNLLVDRGYQEAITYSFVEPEQQKLVVPGVEPLILPFPISADMSAMRLGLIQGLLNTVVHNQKRQQPRVRLFEYGLRFIPCESAENGMRQEPMLAGVIAGTRSEEHWDIETNTVDFFDLKGDLEAVLELTANEAAYSFAALSAEDKAANPALHPGQSAAIIVDGKQVGVIGTVHPELERKFGLNGRTIVFEVEWCAINTKVIPEAVQLSKFPSNRRDIAVVVDEAVASGDIVAACLEQGGEFLKDAKLFDVYVGKGVEEGKKSLAIALTLQSVERTLEDADIAGAVDAIVAHVSEKFGASLRD; this is translated from the coding sequence ATGAAATTCAGCGAATCTTGGCTTCGTGAGTGGGTAAACCCTGCGGTATCGACTGACGAACTAACGCACCAAATCACTATGGCGGGTCTAGAAGTAGACGACGTACTACCTGTAGCTGGTTCTTTCACTGGCGTAAAAGTAGGTAAAGTGGTTGAGTGTGGTCAACACCCTGACGCAGACAAACTACGTGTAACTAAAGTAGATGTTGGCGCAGAAGAACTTCTAGACATCGTTTGTGGCGCATCTAACTGCCGCCTAGGTATCAAAGTTGCGGTTGCGACGGTGGGGGCTGTACTACCAGGCGATTTCAAAATCAAAAAAGCAAAACTACGTGGTCAACCATCACACGGCATGCTTTGTTCATTCTCTGAACTAGGTATCGACGTAGAATCTGATGGCATCATGGAGCTGGCAGAAGACGCTGTAATCGGTACTGATTTCCGCGAATTCCTGGGTCTGGACGACGTAACAGTCGACGTTGACCTAACGGCTAACCGTGCTGACTGTTTCAGCATCCGTGGTATGGCTCGTGAAGTGGGCGTACTAAACCGTGCTGACGTGACTGAGCCAGCGGTTAATCCGGTTGCTCCGGCTATCGATGATCAAGTATCTATCGAAGTGAAAGCAACGGCTGCATGTCCACGTTACCTTGGCCGTGTGGTTAGGAACGTAAACGTTCAAGCTGAAACTCCACTATGGATGCAAGAGAAACTGCGTCGCTGTGGTATCCGTTCTATCGATCCAGTCGTCGATATCACTAACTATGTTCTTCTAGAACAAGGTCAACCAATGCACGCGTTTGACCTAGCAAAAATTGAAGGTGGTATTGTCGTTCGCATGGCGGAGCAGGGCGAGAAGCTGACTCTTCTCGATGGTAACGAAGCAGAGCTAAACGCAGATACTCTAGTGGTAGCAGACCATAGTAAAGCACTGGCTATAGCTGGTATTTTCGGTGGTGAAGAGTCGGGTGTAACGGCTGAGACCAAAGACGTACTGCTTGAGTGTGCATTCTTTGCCCCTGATCATATCCGTGGTCGGGCTCGCAGTTACGGTCTTCATACGGATTCTTCAATGCGTTTCGAGCGTGGTGTGGATTATGCACTACAAACGAGTGCTATGGAGCGCGCCACAGAGCTGCTTGTTGACATCTGTGGTGGTGAAGTTGCGCCTGTTGTAGCTGTTGAATCAGAAGTTGACCTTCCGGTTCCTAACACTGTGGCACTACGTCGTACTAAGCTAGACAACCTTCTTGGCCATCATATTGCAGACAGCGATGTGGTTGAAATCTTAGAGCGTCTTGGTTTAACTGTTGAAGCTACAGAAACGGGTTGGACTGCGACCGCACCGACTTGGCGTTTTGACATAGCTATCGAGCAAGACCTAATTGAAGAAGTAGGTCGTATCTACGGTTACGATAATATCCCTAACCAAAATCCAGCAGCAGCACTTAAGATGCACGACCACGTTGAAGCGAACATTCCGCTAAAACGTGTCCGTAACCTGCTTGTTGACCGTGGTTACCAAGAAGCAATCACTTACAGCTTTGTTGAGCCAGAGCAGCAAAAGCTTGTTGTTCCAGGTGTTGAGCCGCTAATTCTGCCATTCCCAATCTCTGCGGATATGTCAGCAATGCGCCTAGGCCTAATTCAAGGTCTACTAAACACTGTGGTTCACAACCAGAAACGTCAACAGCCACGTGTTCGTCTATTCGAGTACGGCCTACGTTTCATCCCATGTGAGTCTGCTGAAAACGGTATGCGCCAAGAGCCAATGCTTGCGGGTGTTATCGCAGGTACTCGTAGCGAAGAGCACTGGGACATCGAAACCAACACAGTTGATTTCTTTGACCTGAAAGGTGACCTAGAAGCGGTTCTTGAGCTAACAGCTAACGAAGCAGCTTACTCTTTCGCAGCGCTTTCTGCTGAAGACAAAGCAGCGAACCCAGCACTTCACCCAGGCCAATCTGCAGCTATCATCGTTGATGGTAAGCAAGTAGGTGTGATTGGTACAGTTCACCCAGAGCTTGAGCGTAAGTTTGGTCTAAACGGCCGTACTATCGTATTCGAAGTAGAATGGTGTGCAATCAACACTAAAGTGATCCCTGAAGCAGTACAGCTTTCTAAGTTCCCATCTAACCGTCGTGACATCGCGGTAGTTGTTGATGAAGCAGTAGCTTCTGGCGACATCGTTGCAGCATGTCTAGAACAAGGTGGCGAGTTCCTGAAAGACGCGAAACTATTCGACGTTTACGTTGGTAAAGGCGTTGAAGAAGGTAAGAAGAGCTTAGCAATCGCGCTAACACTACAATCTGTAGAGCGCACGCTAGAAGATGCAGATATCGCTGGCGCGGTTGACGCTATCGTAGCTCACGTATCTGAGAAGTTTGGTGCGTCACTACGTGACTAA
- a CDS encoding efflux RND transporter permease subunit, translating to MTSANSNTHQPHSWLTLPTRFSVWVFLLTLALVIAATLGGKNLYFRGDYNIFFDGKNKQLLAYEEIQTTFAKSDNLAIIISPQSGNVFEPKTLELIQKLTRDAWQVPYSSRVDSIANYQHTEAIEDDLIVEDLLLEDYPLTAERIEKVRAIALSEPVIKHALISEKGDVTVVNVTVQLPEVDETTEVLEVVAGVDQLLSKYGELYPHVEFHKAGIIAMNHAFMVAAQDDTSTLVPAMLLVILVFLTIMLRSFLSVIATLVVIIGSVAATMGLSGWAGMFLSTATVNIPTLVMTLAVADCVHVIATMRQSMQKGHSKQYAIDQSVSINFIPIVITSVTTALGFLMMNMSDSPVLRDFGNLSALGVMLACFLSVTLLPALLKLLPIKVKEKALDSGETYDSMDKLGDWVVSNRKVLLPLSVIVITVSAALIPLNKVNDESVKYFDSRNEFRRAADFMEERISGMTTISIAVKTHESQGIADPEFLTTISEFTDWLRTQPETDHVATLSDVYKRLNKNMHGDDDSYYTLPLQRELAAQYLLLYEMSLPYGLDLNNQINVDKSSVKLVLTVDNLGSVELVALENRIYDWFKENGQQYEVVASSPSLMFAHIGETNMTSMLSTLPITLILISGLMIFALRSVRLGMISIVPNMAPAIIGFGLWALLSGEINLGLSVVVTLTLGIVVDDAVHFLSKYQRARKQGQSAEEAVRYAFHTVGRALWITTIVLVAGFTVLAMSTFRLNADMGQLSAMVIFIALVVDFVFLPALLMRFDTASYAQENQSQPSAATPTQPSAAPQTQS from the coding sequence ATGACATCTGCCAACTCTAATACTCATCAGCCGCATTCGTGGCTCACGTTACCCACACGATTCAGTGTATGGGTGTTCCTATTGACCTTAGCACTGGTCATTGCTGCGACTTTAGGGGGAAAGAATCTCTATTTTCGCGGAGACTACAACATTTTCTTTGATGGAAAAAACAAGCAATTATTAGCGTACGAGGAGATACAAACTACCTTTGCAAAATCCGATAATCTTGCGATTATCATTTCCCCACAAAGTGGTAACGTCTTTGAGCCGAAAACGCTTGAATTGATACAAAAACTCACCCGTGATGCTTGGCAAGTTCCTTATTCAAGCCGAGTTGACTCCATTGCTAATTATCAGCACACCGAAGCCATTGAAGATGATCTGATAGTCGAGGACCTTCTGTTGGAAGATTATCCTCTGACCGCCGAACGAATCGAGAAAGTGAGAGCAATAGCCTTATCCGAACCTGTGATAAAACATGCGCTTATCTCTGAAAAAGGAGATGTGACCGTGGTGAATGTGACTGTCCAATTACCGGAAGTCGATGAGACTACGGAAGTTCTTGAAGTGGTTGCTGGGGTCGATCAACTGTTGAGCAAATACGGTGAGTTATACCCGCACGTTGAGTTTCACAAAGCAGGGATCATTGCGATGAACCATGCCTTTATGGTGGCTGCTCAAGATGATACTTCGACCTTAGTACCAGCCATGTTGTTAGTGATACTGGTGTTCCTAACGATCATGCTGCGCTCTTTTCTCAGTGTGATTGCTACATTAGTGGTGATCATTGGTTCAGTGGCAGCAACCATGGGCCTATCAGGTTGGGCCGGTATGTTCCTGAGCACAGCGACCGTCAATATTCCCACGTTAGTGATGACTTTGGCCGTCGCAGACTGTGTTCATGTTATTGCGACAATGCGTCAAAGCATGCAGAAAGGTCATTCAAAACAGTATGCTATTGATCAAAGTGTCTCGATAAACTTCATACCTATTGTCATCACTTCGGTGACGACTGCACTGGGCTTTCTGATGATGAATATGTCCGATTCTCCAGTATTGAGGGATTTTGGCAATCTGTCGGCACTCGGTGTCATGTTAGCGTGCTTCCTTTCTGTCACTTTGTTGCCAGCGCTTCTCAAACTGTTACCCATCAAGGTGAAGGAGAAAGCGTTAGATTCTGGTGAGACTTACGATTCCATGGACAAACTGGGGGATTGGGTTGTCAGCAATCGAAAAGTGTTGTTGCCTCTGTCTGTCATTGTGATTACTGTCTCTGCTGCTCTGATACCTTTGAATAAAGTTAACGATGAGTCAGTGAAATATTTTGACTCGCGCAATGAATTTCGACGCGCGGCTGACTTTATGGAAGAGCGTATCAGCGGCATGACAACCATCAGCATTGCAGTGAAAACACACGAATCTCAGGGGATAGCCGATCCTGAATTCCTCACAACCATCAGTGAGTTTACTGATTGGCTGCGTACCCAGCCGGAAACCGATCACGTGGCAACACTCTCCGATGTGTATAAGCGCCTTAATAAAAACATGCACGGTGATGATGACAGTTATTACACATTGCCATTACAACGGGAATTAGCCGCACAATATCTTCTGTTGTATGAGATGTCTCTACCGTATGGATTGGATCTCAATAATCAGATTAATGTAGATAAATCATCCGTTAAGCTTGTCTTGACCGTTGATAATTTAGGCAGCGTTGAACTGGTTGCCTTAGAAAACAGGATTTATGACTGGTTCAAGGAAAATGGTCAACAGTACGAAGTTGTTGCCTCAAGCCCATCTTTGATGTTCGCACATATCGGTGAAACCAACATGACGAGCATGTTGTCGACGTTGCCTATCACTCTGATACTGATCTCTGGACTGATGATATTTGCACTACGCTCTGTGCGCCTTGGGATGATCAGCATCGTGCCTAACATGGCACCTGCAATTATTGGTTTTGGTTTGTGGGCTTTGTTATCGGGGGAGATCAACCTTGGCTTATCTGTCGTTGTCACACTCACCTTGGGTATTGTGGTTGATGATGCTGTTCACTTCCTCTCTAAATACCAGCGCGCGCGTAAACAAGGACAAAGTGCTGAAGAGGCTGTGCGTTATGCATTCCATACAGTCGGTCGAGCTCTATGGATTACTACTATTGTTTTGGTCGCAGGTTTCACCGTTCTAGCTATGTCCACTTTCAGACTTAATGCAGATATGGGCCAATTGAGTGCCATGGTTATCTTTATCGCTTTGGTGGTGGACTTTGTTTTCTTACCTGCACTGTTAATGCGATTTGATACAGCAAGTTATGCGCAGGAAAACCAATCGCAGCCATCAGCGGCCACGCCAACTCAGCCATCAGCGGCTCCTCAGACACAAAGTTAA
- a CDS encoding TetR/AcrR family transcriptional regulator — MFGFNCKKSDKKDNAGCGFGLTKKQQAIADREVELILLAKKLVQKEGWSNLTMDKLTAASPYSKGTIYNHFSSKEDAIVALCIHSLKSEAVLFARAEEFEGKTREKIMAMHVGYRIYARMEPILSMCALMAKNPWVLEKASPQRVRELNELEEQVIESADQLVNYAVETGDLKFSPGISSDAIVFANWSIAFGSNALTQNASNSRCINRLQDPFSVLHNANMLLDGLNWKPLSSEWDYKKTWRRVEQELFSEELEYLESVGR; from the coding sequence ATGTTTGGGTTTAACTGCAAAAAAAGTGATAAGAAAGACAATGCAGGTTGTGGCTTTGGGTTAACCAAAAAACAACAAGCGATTGCCGATAGAGAAGTGGAACTGATATTGCTCGCGAAAAAGCTAGTTCAAAAGGAAGGGTGGAGCAACCTGACCATGGACAAGCTAACGGCGGCCAGCCCTTACTCGAAAGGTACAATTTACAATCACTTCAGCAGTAAAGAAGACGCGATTGTTGCGCTATGTATTCATTCTTTGAAAAGCGAAGCGGTGTTATTTGCCCGTGCTGAAGAATTTGAAGGCAAGACTCGGGAAAAGATCATGGCTATGCATGTAGGCTATCGTATCTATGCTCGCATGGAGCCGATTTTGTCGATGTGCGCTTTGATGGCAAAAAACCCGTGGGTGCTTGAAAAAGCATCGCCTCAACGGGTTCGAGAGCTAAATGAATTGGAAGAGCAAGTCATTGAAAGTGCAGATCAGCTAGTCAACTATGCAGTGGAAACGGGAGACTTGAAGTTTTCTCCGGGAATAAGCTCAGATGCAATTGTGTTTGCTAACTGGTCAATTGCCTTCGGCTCAAATGCTCTGACGCAAAACGCGTCTAATAGCCGCTGTATCAATCGCTTACAGGACCCATTCTCCGTGTTACATAATGCCAATATGTTGTTGGATGGACTGAATTGGAAACCGCTTTCAAGTGAGTGGGATTACAAAAAAACTTGGCGCCGGGTCGAACAAGAACTTTTTAGCGAAGAGCTAGAATACCTAGAATCGGTCGGACGCTAA
- the pheS gene encoding phenylalanine--tRNA ligase subunit alpha, producing MQHLEEIIANANAAIEAADSLVALDEVRVQYLGKKGELTAQLQSLGKLPPEERREAGQEINKAKGVVQQAIAARKDALQRAELEAKLAAETIDVTLPGRRIENGGLHPVTRTVERIEQFFGELGFNTESGPEIEDAFHNFDALNIAEDHPARTDHDTFFFNPDLMLRTHTSGVQIRTMENGKPPFRFIAPGRVYRNDYDQTHTPMFHQVEGMLVDENVNFAQLKGILHDFLCNFFEEEVEVRFRPSYFPFTEPSAEVDVKGKNGKWLEVLGCGMVHPNVLRSVGIDPEKYSGFAFGMGVERLTMLRYGVNDLRAFFENDLRFLKQFK from the coding sequence ATGCAACATCTAGAAGAGATCATTGCTAACGCGAACGCAGCTATTGAAGCAGCAGATTCGTTAGTCGCACTTGATGAAGTGCGTGTTCAGTATCTAGGTAAGAAAGGTGAGCTAACCGCTCAACTTCAAAGCCTAGGTAAACTACCACCAGAAGAGCGCCGTGAAGCTGGTCAAGAGATCAACAAAGCGAAGGGCGTTGTTCAACAAGCTATTGCTGCTCGCAAAGATGCACTTCAACGTGCTGAACTTGAAGCGAAGCTAGCTGCGGAAACCATCGACGTAACTCTACCAGGCCGTCGTATCGAGAACGGTGGTCTTCACCCAGTTACTCGTACCGTTGAGCGTATTGAACAGTTCTTTGGTGAGTTAGGCTTTAACACTGAGTCTGGTCCTGAGATTGAAGATGCATTCCACAACTTTGATGCACTAAATATCGCAGAAGATCACCCAGCGCGTACTGACCACGATACTTTCTTCTTTAATCCAGATCTAATGCTGCGTACGCACACATCTGGTGTTCAGATCCGCACGATGGAAAATGGTAAACCACCATTCCGATTCATCGCACCAGGCCGTGTTTACCGTAACGACTACGACCAAACGCACACGCCAATGTTCCACCAGGTGGAAGGCATGCTAGTCGACGAGAACGTAAACTTTGCTCAGCTAAAAGGCATCCTACACGACTTCCTATGTAACTTCTTTGAAGAAGAAGTTGAAGTTCGTTTCCGTCCTTCTTACTTCCCGTTCACTGAGCCTTCAGCTGAAGTAGATGTAAAAGGTAAAAACGGTAAATGGCTTGAAGTTCTAGGCTGTGGCATGGTTCACCCTAACGTACTTCGCAGTGTTGGCATCGACCCTGAGAAATACTCTGGTTTCGCATTCGGTATGGGTGTTGAGCGTCTGACTATGCTTCGTTACGGCGTAAACGACCTACGTGCGTTCTTCGAGAACGATCTTCGTTTCCTAAAACAGTTCAAGTAA
- a CDS encoding DUF945 family protein: MHQLKKYGAIGGAISLALCWPLAVGQIGQNVIHDGIAHLSNDSLKAEIVSYDRGYLSSEVQTRYTIVDQELASQLGMDGLPSEFVVNSHVSHGLLSLKATSTLNDVEQFPLTLTTVTQLNGNTDYVLDLDNWHQSTEGEGGAMVSVTPSSLKGHVTVLGEMSYDLDIPSVEIDFNSGEKMLLTNIKGSGQGRKQNSFWLGDQEINIADISVLDSSQARLFSMKSGQYQFSSSLDDVSQRVNSQHIVSASKLLMSEGEADNLVLDLEFGDLDSDSFEHLVSMYQNNPVLTTDDIQNAIPYVETLFSKGFYLSMNKMALTLGDDGEFESTWKITVPEGTSNVTQNPAMILPSLTGNLDTFFSKGLVEQYPFIKQGIDEAIVMEFVSQNEQGYQIQAELKDGNLVFENGKQIPLIGILLPAMMQQ; encoded by the coding sequence ATGCATCAGTTGAAAAAATACGGCGCTATTGGTGGCGCTATCTCTTTGGCTTTGTGTTGGCCGTTAGCGGTTGGGCAGATAGGGCAGAATGTTATTCATGACGGGATTGCCCATTTGAGCAATGACTCCCTGAAAGCGGAAATTGTTTCTTACGATCGCGGTTATCTGTCTTCTGAAGTTCAAACTCGCTATACCATCGTCGACCAAGAGCTTGCCAGCCAACTTGGCATGGATGGTCTACCAAGTGAATTTGTCGTAAACAGCCATGTGTCTCACGGTTTGCTGAGTTTGAAAGCAACGTCAACGCTGAACGATGTCGAACAGTTTCCTCTGACATTGACCACGGTCACACAGCTAAATGGCAATACGGATTACGTTTTGGATCTTGATAACTGGCATCAATCGACGGAGGGTGAAGGTGGAGCTATGGTGTCTGTGACGCCTTCTTCGCTCAAAGGGCACGTTACCGTCCTAGGTGAGATGAGCTACGATCTCGATATTCCGTCAGTGGAGATAGATTTCAATAGCGGCGAGAAAATGTTGCTTACAAATATCAAAGGTTCAGGTCAGGGCAGAAAGCAAAATAGCTTTTGGTTAGGTGACCAAGAAATCAATATCGCCGATATCTCCGTACTTGATTCGAGCCAAGCGCGACTTTTCTCAATGAAAAGTGGCCAGTATCAATTCTCTTCTTCCCTTGATGATGTTTCTCAACGTGTGAATAGTCAACATATTGTCAGTGCAAGTAAACTTCTGATGTCTGAGGGTGAAGCGGATAACTTAGTTTTGGATCTAGAGTTTGGTGATTTAGACAGTGACTCGTTTGAACACTTAGTCAGTATGTATCAGAACAATCCTGTACTGACTACTGATGATATTCAAAACGCGATTCCTTATGTTGAGACGTTATTCTCAAAAGGTTTCTATCTCTCGATGAACAAGATGGCGCTGACTTTGGGGGATGATGGTGAGTTTGAGAGTACATGGAAAATTACAGTGCCTGAAGGAACCAGTAACGTTACACAAAATCCCGCTATGATTCTTCCTTCTTTGACCGGTAACCTTGACACCTTTTTCTCAAAGGGATTAGTCGAACAGTATCCATTTATCAAGCAAGGTATCGATGAAGCGATTGTTATGGAGTTTGTCAGCCAAAATGAGCAAGGCTATCAAATTCAAGCAGAGCTTAAAGATGGTAATCTTGTATTTGAAAATGGTAAGCAAATTCCACTTATCGGTATCTTATTACCTGCAATGATGCAGCAATAA
- a CDS encoding outer membrane lipoprotein-sorting protein, which translates to MKRSNYSLFTSIALSSLLMLGGQPVALANVEKGLEIATERKARDEGWGDSVATMQMILKNAQGESSTREMRLKSLEVADDGDKGLTIFDQPRDVKGTAFLNHSHTTEADDQWLYLPALKRVKRISSRNKSGPFMGSEFAYEDLSSFELEKYTFHYLRDERVNGSDTFVLKQIPTDKNSGYTKQQVWLDKEHYRPIQIEFYDRKGSLLKTLKFDDYQLYLDKYWRAHKMAMTNHQTGKSTLLTTSNLQFQTGLSERDFEKNILKRVK; encoded by the coding sequence ATGAAACGTTCAAATTACTCATTGTTCACATCGATTGCATTGTCTTCACTTCTTATGCTTGGTGGTCAGCCCGTGGCGCTTGCCAACGTAGAAAAAGGGCTTGAAATTGCCACTGAACGTAAAGCACGTGATGAAGGTTGGGGAGACTCAGTCGCAACTATGCAGATGATCCTCAAGAATGCTCAGGGGGAAAGTAGTACTCGTGAAATGCGCCTTAAGTCATTAGAAGTAGCGGATGATGGCGATAAAGGTTTGACGATTTTCGATCAGCCGAGAGACGTCAAAGGTACAGCATTCCTTAATCACTCGCATACTACAGAAGCTGATGACCAGTGGTTGTATCTCCCCGCTCTAAAACGGGTTAAGCGCATTTCCTCACGGAATAAGTCTGGCCCGTTTATGGGTAGTGAATTTGCCTACGAAGACCTAAGTTCGTTTGAGTTAGAGAAGTATACTTTCCACTATTTGCGTGATGAGCGAGTGAATGGCAGTGACACGTTCGTATTAAAGCAGATACCGACTGATAAGAATTCGGGTTACACCAAGCAGCAGGTCTGGCTGGATAAAGAACATTATCGACCAATCCAAATTGAGTTCTATGACCGAAAAGGCTCATTGCTGAAAACGCTCAAGTTTGATGATTATCAACTTTACCTAGATAAATATTGGCGTGCTCACAAAATGGCAATGACGAACCACCAAACGGGGAAAAGTACGTTACTCACCACCAGTAATCTTCAATTCCAGACGGGTTTGAGTGAGCGGGATTTTGAGAAGAATATTCTTAAAAGGGTGAAATAA
- a CDS encoding PQQ-dependent sugar dehydrogenase — MTLICWLNQALAMDYAVEKVASGLLVPWGMTFADDNTLLVTERNGHILSVDITTGESTRLMGNPAGLYANGQGGLLDIAMSPFDANQVYVTYSKRTTNGSDTALATFQFSEGKLSHWKNIFTSTSYSSTNRHYGSRITFDEQFLYMSVGDRGERDNGQDRNTHAGSILRLLPDGSAANGNPFAKQKGAAKEIWSYGHRNPQGLYYDPQSKTLWSIEHGPRGGDEINRIKKGRNYGWPITSHGKEYWGPINVGESEEKEGIEPPVKVYVPSIAPSSLLLYRGKNYPDLDGKLLAPSLKLTHINVVTLDDNNRAVGETRILEKLNERIRHITVSPKDELFFSTDRGNIYRLTPNHP; from the coding sequence ATGACTCTCATATGCTGGTTAAATCAGGCATTGGCAATGGACTACGCGGTAGAAAAAGTGGCATCTGGCTTATTGGTTCCCTGGGGAATGACATTCGCAGATGACAATACTTTGCTTGTCACAGAGCGTAATGGACACATATTGTCAGTGGATATCACGACAGGGGAAAGCACAAGATTGATGGGCAACCCAGCAGGGTTATACGCAAACGGTCAAGGTGGATTACTTGACATTGCAATGTCACCATTTGATGCCAACCAAGTTTATGTGACCTACAGCAAACGTACTACTAATGGTTCGGACACCGCACTTGCCACGTTTCAGTTCTCTGAAGGCAAATTATCTCACTGGAAGAATATTTTCACCTCCACTTCCTACTCATCTACCAACCGCCACTATGGCAGCCGCATTACGTTTGATGAGCAGTTCTTATACATGAGTGTGGGTGATCGGGGGGAAAGAGATAACGGTCAAGACCGCAATACCCACGCTGGTTCTATCCTTCGTTTATTGCCAGACGGTTCAGCTGCTAACGGCAACCCTTTCGCCAAACAAAAAGGGGCGGCAAAGGAGATATGGAGTTATGGTCATCGAAACCCGCAAGGTCTGTATTACGATCCCCAGTCCAAAACACTTTGGTCTATCGAACATGGGCCAAGAGGTGGGGATGAGATTAATCGGATCAAGAAAGGAAGAAACTACGGTTGGCCTATTACTTCTCACGGAAAAGAGTACTGGGGCCCTATCAATGTTGGAGAGTCTGAGGAAAAAGAAGGTATAGAGCCTCCGGTTAAGGTTTACGTACCCTCTATTGCGCCATCAAGCCTACTATTGTATCGAGGCAAGAACTACCCAGACTTGGATGGAAAACTGCTTGCCCCATCGCTGAAGCTTACTCATATAAATGTGGTCACTCTTGATGACAATAATCGAGCCGTTGGTGAAACTCGTATTCTAGAGAAGCTCAATGAGCGTATCCGACATATTACTGTCAGCCCCAAAGATGAACTCTTCTTTAGTACTGACCGAGGTAATATATACCGCCTTACTCCAAACCATCCTTGA